ACCCGTGCTGGGCGTGCACGACCTCGCCGAGCTGTTCGGCGGGTTCCGGGTCCCGGTGCCGCGGCGGCTGGTCACCGGCGCCGCGTTGCCGACGTGGCGGCTCGGTCTGCAGCCGATGCACCCCGGCTGGCTGGCGCTGGCCGACCAGGCGCCGCTGATGGACACCACCCGTGCGCACGCCCACCTGGACTGGCAGCCCCGCTACGACTCGCAGGAGGCGATGGCGGAGCTGGTCGCCGGGATCCGCGACGGCGCCGGCACCGCGAGCGGGCCGCTCGCCCCGGAAGGTGCGGAACCGTGGCTGTCGCGGTTGGCTGGGATCAGGCTCGGGCGGCCCAGCCGCCAGACACAGGCCTAGGGAGGGGCGTCGTGACCGAAACCGTCGACGCGGTCGTCGTGGGAGCTGGGCAGAACGGGCTGGTGGCCGCGAACGTGCTCGCCGACGCGGGCTGGAGCGTGCTGGTGCTGGAGGCCGAGCCGGAGCCCGGTGGTGCGGTGCGCAGCGCGGAGATCACCGCCCCCGGGTTTCTCAGCGACCTGTGCAGCGCGTTCTACCCGCTCGGCTACGCGTCCCCGGTGCTGCGGGAACTCGGGCTGGACTCCTACGGGCTGGTGTGGCGGCACGCGCCGCTGGTGCTCGCGCACGTCCGGCAGGACGACCGGTGCGTGGCGCTGTCGCGCGACGTCGACGAGACGGCCGCGTCGGTGGCCGGTTTCGACGCCCGGGACGCCGGCGCCTGGCGAGACGCGTTCGACCAGTGGCAGCGGGTGCGCCACGACCTGCTGGAATCGGTGTTGCGGCCGTTCCCGCCGGTGCGTTCGGCGACGAAGCTGGTGCGGCGGATCGGGGTCGCCGACACGCTGCGGCTGGCCCGGATGGTGACCCTGCCGGTGCGGCGCCTGGGGGAGGAGCTCTTCGACGGCGAGGGCGCGCGGTTGTTGCTCGCCGGCAACGCCCTGCACACCGACCTCGGCCCGGACAACGCCGGCAGTGGCGTGTTCGGGTGGCTGCTCGCGATGGCGGGGCAGGACGTCGGGTTCCCGGTGCCGGAGGGCGGCGCCGAGCGGATCACCACGGCGCTGGTCCGCCGCCTCGCCGACCGCGGCGGCCGGGTCGAGTGCAACCGGGCGGTGCGGAACGTCCTGGTCGCGGGTGGCCGCGCGATGGGGGTCCGGGACGAGCACGGTGAACTGGTGCGGGCGCGGCGGGCGGTGCTGGCGGACGTGCCGGCGCCCGCGTTGTACCGGGAGCTGGTCGGCGAGGAGCACCTGCCGTCGCGGTTCGTGGCCGACCTCGACCGGTTCCAGTGGGACAACGCGACGATCAAGGTCGACTGGGCGTTGTCCGGGAAGATCCCGTGGACCGCGGAGGAGGCCCGGCGGGCCGGCGTGGTGCACCTGGACGCGGATCTGGACGGCCTGACCGCGTTCGGGGCCGCGCTGACGTGCAAGCAGGTGCCGGAGCGGCCGTTCCTGCTGCTCGGCCAGATGACGACGGCCGACCCGTCCCGCTCGCCGGAGGGGACGGAATCGGTGTGGGCGTACACCCATGTCCCGCGGGGTGACCGGTGGGACAAGGGCAAGCTGGACGAGTACGCGGACCGCATGCAGGAGGTCGTCGAGCAGCGGGCGCCCGGGTTCACGAGCTTGGTCCAGGCCCGGTGCGTACAGGGGCCGGAGGACCTGGAGGCCCACAACCCGAGCCTCGCCGAGGGCGCCATCAACGCCGGGACGGCCGCGATCCACCAGCAGTTCGTGTTCCGTCCGGTGCCCGGGCTGGCGCGCGCGGACACGCCCGTGGACCGGCTGTACCTGGCGAGCGCATCGGCGCACCCGGGAGGCGCCGTGCACGGCGCCTGCGGAGCCAACGCCGCCCGCGCCGCCCTGGCCCGCAACGGACTGGCAGGCGGACTCTACGGAGCCACGATTCGCACCGCCCAGCGGGCGATCTACTCCTGACCTCCTGCCGCCCGCGTCGGCGTGTTCGCCGGGTGGCGCGGCGTGTTGGCCGGTCGCGTCGGCGTGTTGGCCGACTGGCGCGGCGTGTTCGCCGGGTGGGGTGGCGTGTTGGCCGGCTGGGGCGGCGTGTCGGCCGGCTAGGGCGGCGTGTTCGCCGGGTGGGGCGGCGTGTTGGCCGGGTGGGGCGGCGTGTTCGCCGGGTGGGGTGGCGTGTTGGCCGGCTGGGGCGGCGTGTCGGCCGGCTAGGGCGGCGTGTTCGCCGGGTGGGGCGGCGTGTTGGCCGGGTGGGGCGGCGTGTTCGCCGGGTGGGGTGGCGTGTTAGCCAGCTGGGGCGGTGTGTTCGCCGACGAGGGCGGCGTGTTTGCCGGTCGCGTCAGGGTGTTGGCCGGCTGTGTTAGCCCGCCTGGTGGGAGATCACTGGAACCGGCCGCGGCCGGCCACCTGCTGGGTGCTAGCGGTGTACCGCGATGTCCGCGAGCCGTTTCAGGGATTCGGTGTTGCGGGGGCCGAGCAGGACGTTTTGCACCGGCTGCGGGAGCAGGCTCAGGGGGCCCTTCACGAGTTTCTCGGCCATCTGGATCTCGGTGCCGCCGTCGCTGTCCGGAATCAGGGTGAGGGTGATCTTCGCGGCGCCCATCGGCCACATGCGGGCCTCGAGTTCGAGCAGTTTGCCGTCCTCGACGGCGAGTACGCAGCTGGTGTCCTGCACCTGTGTGGGCCAGGGCCCGATGCTGTGGTGGATCCGCGCACCGGTCTGCGGCCAGTGGCCGTCCACCTGCCGGATGTGCGACGCGCCGACGACCCAGCTCGCGTACAGCCATCCGTCGGAAAGGACGGCGAACACTCGCTCGGGCGGGACGGGCACCCGCTGGCTCACCACGACCATGTCTCGCTCCCCGGATCGGCTCACCGGCAGCGAGTACCCGCCTCCGCCGCGGGCAATCAGCTCGCTTCGGTCGCGGGCGGAGCTACTGCCTCTTCGAGCGAAGAGGTGATGTGCAGCTGCTCGTCGAGCCGCGTCACCTGCAGCGGGCGCAACACCGCGCGACTAGTGGCCACGACGCGCAGCTCCACCGACTTCTCCTGGCACTTCTGCTGCGCGTTGACCAGCATGCTCAACCCGATCGAGCCCAGGAACGACACCCCGGACAGGTCGACCACCACAGGACCCGGTGGCTGGGTTTCGGCGCAGGCGGACTGGACCTGCTTGTCCAGCTCCGGCGCACTGGTCAGGTCGACGTCGCCGATGGCGGCAACGACGATCGCCCCGTCCACGAGGCGTCGCGTGACGCGCAACTCGGTGGTCACCCGAGATACCTCCTACTGTCGTCTCTCACCGCGTCCTGCCATCGGCGACCACAGGGAAGCTGCACCGATATCCGCAAAGCCGCCACGGCAACAGGCTGGCGGCTCAACCGTCCGCCGATCCTAACCGGGCTGCCCGCCGGATGAGGATCGGGGCGGGATGTGGTTAACCCGCCCCGTGCGGGGAATGTCCCGGACAGGTGATCCGCGAGCAAAGGACCGCTGGCAGGAGGACCGGGAGGGCAGTGTGAGGACCGACGGCTCGCGCCGACCGACCAAGCAGCACAGCACGACACCCGAGTTGCGCCGGGCCGTGACGCGGTTGCCGGAGGAGGCCACCGCGGCCGGGCGGGCCAGGGAGTTCACCACGTCGGCACTCAAGGCGTGGGAGGTGCCGGCGGACCTCCGCGAGGACATCGTGCTGGCCGCGTCCGAGCTGGTCACCAACGCCGTCGAGCACGGGCACGGCGAAGTCACCGTGGTGCTGCGTCAGAACGGGGACCGCCTGCTGCTGCGCGTGTGGGACGAGGACGTGCGCGTCCCTGCTCCGCGCCCGGTCCAGCGCGGCCCGGTGCGCGGGAACGGGCTGGTGATCGTCGACGCGCTCAGCGAGAGCTGGGGTTATGAGGCCGCGGCCGACGGCAAGTGGGTGTGGGCCGAGTTCGCGGTGCGTTGCTGACCGGTCGGTGCGGCCGGCCCGTGCAGCGGGTCAGTGCAGCCGGTCAGTGCGACGCGGTGACGTGCCGCGCACCGTGGCGCGCCGCCCGGCCGGGCCGCGCCGACCACCGGCACAGCAGCAGGCACACGTCGTCGTCGTGCTCGTTGCGGCCGAGCATCTCCGACAGGATGGCGTCGCCCGCCTCGTCCGTGGGGAGCCCGGCGATCCCGCCGACTGCCCCGGTCAACCGGGCCAGGCCGTCGTCGAGGACCTCGCTCCGGCGTTCCACCAGCCCGTCGGTGTAGAGCAGCAGGTCGCTGCCCGGCGTGATCGTCTCCTCGTGCTCGGCGATGTCGAACGCGAACGGCACGCCGAGCATCGGCGCATTCGGTCGTTCCAGGAAGCGGATGCCGTCGGCCCCGGAGATCAGCATGGGCAGGTGCCCGGCGCTGGCCCACCGCAACCGGCCGGTCGCCAGCTCCAGGTCGGCGACCACGGCGGTGGCGAACAGCGTGCTGTCCAGCCCGCGGAGCAGGTGGTGGGCCAGCCGCAGCGCCTCCGCGGGGCGGTGGCCCTCGGCGGTGTAGGCGCGCAGCGCGTTCTGCAGCTTCCCCATCACCACGGCGGCGTCGAGACCGTGCCCGGTGACGTCGCCCACGGTGAGCACGATCGTGCCGTCGGCCCGCGTGAACGCGTCGAACCAGTCGCCGCCGATGTTCACGCCGGTCGCCGCGGGCCGGTACCGCGCGCACAGTTCCAGGTCGTCGGGCGTGCTCAGGGTGGGCAGCATCGCGTGCTGCAGGCGTTCGGCCAGCTCCCGCTCGCGCTCGTACTCGCTGGCGTTGCGCAACCCGACCGCGGAGCGGGCCGCGACCGCGGTGAGGAAGGTGACGTCCTCGTCGGTGAATTCGGTGTCGCGGTGCAGTTCGAGTACGCCCAGCAGGTGCGGTCCGACGGTCAGCGGCAGCAGCAGCCGCTTCGGCTCGACGTGTGGCTGGTGCTTGGCGACCACGCGCATCACCTCGGAGTCGGGCACGTCGTCCGGCCCCGGCAGGCGCTTGAGGGCGCGCGGCTCGGTGGTCACCAGCCACACCGCGGCGGAGTCGGCCACCTGCTCCCGCTCGATGAGCGTGACCAGGGCGTCGACGACCTCCCGGCCCCGCAGGGACGCGGACACGCTGCGGCTCACCTCGTCCAGGAACGCCGAGCGCTGGCGCTGCAGCTCGACCTCGGCGTGCAGGGCGAGCAGGCCGGCGTTGGTCTGCTCCAGTTCCGACTGGTGCAGCCGCAGCTCCCGTTCCTGCCGCGCGATGGTTTCGCGCAGCTCGCGCACGAGCTCCTCGGTGGTCTCGCCGGGGCGGGCTTCGGTCATGACGGGCCACCTCCGGTGACGACCACCACGCAGGCGTCGTCCCGTCCGCGGCCGCGTTGCCCGAGGATCCACCCGGCGACCGTGGCCGGGTCGTGGTTGAACAGGCCGGGCCAGTCGGTGCTGCTCCACCTGTCCGAGATGCCGTCGCTGTGCAGGATCAGCCAGCTGCGCCCGGTCCACGGGTGGGCGGAGTCGGTGGGCCGGGGCCGGGCGGCGACGCCGACGATGCCGTGGCGGGACACGATGCGCTGCACGGGCCCGTCGGGGTCCGCGTAGAACCGGGTGGACACGTTGCCCACCCCGCAGAACCGCATGCGCCCCTCCGCCGGTGTCAGCTGCGCGACAGCCACGGTCGCGCCGCGAGTGGAGGCGAGGGACGGCTGCATCAGCTCCAGGATACGAGCCGGTCTCAGCTCCGTGTGCGCGGCGACAGTGGAGATCGCCACGTCACTGGCCCGGGCTGCTAACTGTCCGTGCCCGAGTCCGTCACTCACGGCAATGGTGACGGTAGCGTCGGTGACTTCCGCCGTCCACCGGTCCCCGCACTCCGTTTCGCCCGGTGCGGTGAGGATCGCGCTGCCCACCCGCAGCCCGCCCGGCAGCGGGGATGGGGTCACGCGCCACCGCGCCAGCACCACGGTGCCCTGGCCACGCCGGCTGTAGAGATCGAACTCCTCCGCGGCGCGGCGCACCGCGCCGAGGCCCCCGCCGAGCGTGCCGGTGGTCGAGTAACCGTCGCGCATGCTGTCCTCGATCCGGCCGATCCCGGGGCCCGCATCGGCCGCCAGGACGTCCAGCCTGCCCAGCCCCGGTACCACGCTGACGATGCCCCGGCCGGCGTGTTTGAGCAGGTTGGAGGCCAGTTCGGTGGCGGCGAGCGACACCCGGTGGACCCGGTCCACGGGCAGGCCGGCCCGGGCGGCAGCCGCCGCGGCGATCACCCGCGCCCGGCCGACGTGACTCGGTTCGGTCACGACGAGGTCGTCGCGCGTCACGGTCCCGCGATTCTGCGGACCGACATGCTGATCTCCACCATCGTCCCGCGGCCCGGTTCCGACTCGATCCGGAAGTGGTCGGCCAGCCGTTTCGCGCCGCCCAGGCCGAGACCGAGGCCGGACCCGGTGGTGAACCCGTCCGCCATCGCCGCGTCGATGTCCGGGATGCCCGGACCCTTGTCGGTGAACGACATCCGCACGGTCGGGTTGCCGCCGAGGTTCTCGACGACGATCTCCGCCTGCCCGCCACCGCCGTAGACCAGGGCGTTGCGGGCCAGCTCGCTGGCGGCGGTGACCAGCTTGGTCTGCTGGACCAGGCTGAACCCGGCGGTCGACGCCGCCTCCCTGGCGGCGTGCCGCACATGCACGATGTCGTACTCGTCGTGGATGGCGACCGTGCTCGTCGAGGCCGCGCGTGTCACGGCCGGGCCGTCCGCGCAGGCCCCGTCCCCGGGGCGAGGAGCGACAGGCCTTCCTCGACGGAAAGCGCCGTGTCCAGGCCGGGCAGGGTCAGGCCGAGCTCGACCAGGGTGATCGCCACGGCCGGCCGCATCCCGACCACGACGGTGCGGGCGGCCATCAGGGACGTGATCGCCGCGATGTCGTGGAGCGTGCGGGCCAGGAACGAGTCGATGATGTCCAGGACGGACACGTCGATGAGCACGCCCCGGGCGCGGGTCTCCACGACCTTCTCGGTGAGTTCCTGCTCGAACTCGGCCACCGACTGGTCGAGGAGTTCCTCCTGGATCGTGACCAGCAGGACACCGTTCAGGCTGACGATGGGGACGCCCGCCATCAGAGCACGCCCGGGCCCGCCGGCGACGACCCGACCTGGAGGCCCAGCCGGTGGAGGGCGTAGGCGAGCGCGTCGGCCAGCCGGGCGCGCGTGGCGACCTCGCCGAGGTCGATGCCGAGCTGGACCATCGTGTTGGCGATCTGCGGGCGGATGCCGCTGATCACGCACTCGGCGCCCATCAGCCGCGCCGCCATAGCCGTCTTCAGCAGGTGCTGGGCCACCATCGTGTCGACCGTGGGCACGCCGGTGATGTCCAGGATCGCGACCTTCGCCTGCTGGGTCATGATCGCCTGCAGCAGGCTCTCGGTGGCGACCTGGCTGCGCATGCTGTCCAGCGTGCCGATGAGCGGGATCGCCAGCACGCCGTCCCACAGCTTGATCACCGGGGTGGACAGCTCGGACAGCTGTTCCCGCTGGATCGCCAGGGTGTCCTTGGCCGCCGCGAGCGCCGACTCGACGAGCACCAGGCGGAGCGTGTCGACGGCGCCGACGAGCATCACCGCGCCGGGTGTGAGCAACTCCGCATCCGCCTGCTCCTGCCACAGCCGCAGCAGGGGCTGCTTGAGCTCGCTCACCTCGACGGCGGTGCGCGCGCTCACACCCTCGTTCCCGTCCAGCTGCGAGGCGAGCGCGGTGAGCAGCGAACGCAGGTCGTTGAACCCGTCGGCGCCGGGGTTGTCCGCCTGACCGGCGGCGATGGCCCGGCGCACCCCGCGCAGCACCTCGGCGCTGTCGCCGGCGGCCTGATCGGAATCCTGTGCCACGGAGCGGAAGAACGACGAGCCGGCCCACTGGGCGACGATCGCATCCTTTTGCGCGTCAAGGAAATCGCTGACCACGGTGGTGATCTGGCGGTCGGAGGTTGTCGTCATCGCTCCCAGGCTCCAGCATGGTGGGAAGGTCGCGAGCACGCGAGCGCAATCCACGAAGTTCGTTGCTTTGCGGCAAACTTATTGCACGCGGCCGCCGGGGGACAACCGGGGCCGGAGCCGACGCCACGATTTTTGGAGAGAGTTCGAACCATGACGACGGACGAAGGCGCGACCAGGTCTGCCGGCGCTTCCGTGGTGCGCACGGAGATCAGCGGCGACACCGGGCGGGTGCTGCTGCTCGGCGAGATCGACCACGGCGCGGTCGACCAGCTGGACCAGGCCGTGGAGGAGCTGCTGGGATCCGGCGTGGTCCACCTGGTGCTCGACTTCGCGGGCCTCAACTTCTTCGATTCGGCCTGCATCAGCGCTCTGATCAGGGCGAAGACCCGCGCCGAGGAGCGCGGCGGCACCGTGAAGCTGGCCAACGTGGACCGTTACGCACGGCGCATCCTGGACATCACCGGACTGCTGGGTTCGTTCACCATCGAGGGAGAGGAATCACCCAGCCCGAGCGCGTGACCCCTCTCACGTGCACCCACGGTGAAACCGGCAGGTTTGGCATTCCCGAACGCGGGTACTCCGCGCGAGCCGTGAGCGGTTTCAAACCCGTCAAGGGGCCGGTTTCCGGCGTGGCGTCAAGCAGCGGCGCCCCGCCGGCGGACTGGTGGGCGAAGTGCGAGGGCAGATGTACCTGGAATACGAGGATGCGCAGGCGCGGGGACTGCGGCGTTATGTGCGACTGGTGACCGAGGCTCTGGGATTGGGTGGCAACGCCTACTTCGTGCAGATGGATCCACCACCGGCCAACGCCTACCTGGCGCTGGAACGGCGCCTCCCGGAATTCCCCGATCGCGACGCGGCCCTCCTCTGGAGCGAGGACACCGGATGGTCCCTGGTGGTGGAATCCCACTGCGGCGAGGACCTGATCGTGCTGTCCTACCTGGGCACCGACATCCTGCCCGCGCCGCGGGTGGTGGCGCGGTTCGCCGAGGACCTCTGCGACGGCACCGCACGCGGTGTGCTCGAGCCGCCGGTGTGCGATCCGGTGGACGTCCGGGAGCGGCTCGCGGCCTACGCCGCACCCGCGCTGGCGGGGTGATGCGCGGGATCGCCGACCTCCGGTGCGCGCACTAGGCTGAGCTCGTCCACGAGGACCTGTTGCGCGTCCAGGAGGTTTCGTTGCCCGAAGATGTTTTCGCGGTGCGTCACCGCGTGACCGGGGACGCCGTTGTCGTCACGGTGAGCGGCGGCGTGGACCTCTGTTCCGCGCCCGCGATGATCAGCGAGATGGACCAGGCCCGGCGGGCGGCGCGCCCGCCGCAGCCGGTGATCGTCGACCTGTCCCGCGTGGACTTCCTCGGCTCCGCCGGGTTGTCCCTGCTGGTCGAGGCCGAGCAGCGGTGTGCCGAGGCCGGCACGCCGCTGCGCCTCGTGGCGTCCAGCCGCGTGGTGCTCCGCGCACTCGAAGCGGCCGATCTGAGGCAGGTGTTCACCGTGTCCGGGTCCGTCGAGTGCGCACTGGGCGAGGGCTGACCCGCGGCGATGGCGAAACCGGCGGACACGTCTTATTTGGACAGTCTGGGCGAGATGGGGGAACGGATCGCTGCCCGTGACTGGTCCGCGACCGCGCTGGGACCCATCGGGGACTGGCCGGAGGAACTGCACAGCGCGCTGCGGCTGGTGCTGTCGTCGCGGTTCCCCATGCTGGTGTGGTGGGGTCCGGAGCTCACCACCTTCTACAACGATGCCTACCGCCCCGCGATGGGCGAGAAGCACCCGCGCTACCTCGGGCGGCCCGCGGCGGAGTGCTGGGCGGAGGCCTGGGCCGAGCTCGGTCCGCTCACCCGGCACGTACTGGCCGGCGAGGGCGCCACGTATTCGGAGAACCAGCTGCTGTTCCTCGACCGGCACAACTACCTCGAAGAGACCTACTGGACGTTCTCCTACAGCCCGATCTCCAACGACCGCAACGAGGTGCTGGGCATCCTGATCGCGGTGCAGGACACCACGGTGCAGGTGGTCCGGCAGCGGCGGCTGGCCGTCCTCAACGACCTCGGCGAGGTTTCCGCGGCCGGGACGGTCACCCGGACGGCGCGCTCGGCGGTCGCCGCGCTCGGCAGGCACGGCGCCGACCTGCCGTTCGCGCTCGCGTACCTGTTCGAGGACGGGCAGGCGTCGCTGGCCGCCGCCTACGGGGTCGGGCCGGGCGAACGCGCCGCGCCGGCGGTGCTGGAGCGCACCCCGGAACCGGTGTGGCCGCTGTGGGCCGGTGAGACCCGCGTGTGTTCCGGGCTGCGCCGGCGGTTCGGCCCGGACTTCGTGCAGCCGGTCGTGGTCGGTACGGCGTCGCCGGACGAGGCGGTGGTGCTGCCGCTGATCGCGTCCGGCCGGGCCGAGCCGGTGGGTGCGCTGGTGCTCGGGGCGTCGGCCTACCAGGCGCTGGACGCCGACCACCGGGCCTTCCTCGACTTGGTCGGCGGGCAGGTGTCGAGCCTGATCACCGACGCCCTCGCCTACGAGAGCGAGCGGCGGCGGTCGGCGGCGCTGGCCGAGCTGGACCGTGCGAAGAGCGAGTTCTTCGCCAACGTCAGCCACGAGTTCCGCACCCCGCTGACCCTCATCGCGGGTCCGGCCGAGGACGCGCTCGCCGACACCGCGGAGCCGTTGCCGCCCGGCCAGCGGGAGCGGCTGGAGCTGGTGCACCGCAACGCCGGGCGCCTGCGCCGGCTCGTCAACGACCTGCTCGACTTCGCCAAGATCGAGGCGGGACGGCTCCAGCCGGACACCGCACCGCACGACCTCGCGGCGCTGACCACGGAGATCGCCGAAAGCTTCGCCCCGGCGCTGCGGCGGGCCGGGTTGCGGTTCGAGATCGACTGCCCGCCGCTGTCCCGCGCCGTCGACGTCGATCCGGACATGTGGGAGAAGATCGTTCTCAACCTGCTGTCCAACGGGCTCAAGTACACCCGTCAGGGCGGCGTCGTCGTCCGGCTGCGGGAGAAGGACGAGCACGCCGAGCTGACCGTCACCGACACCGGCGTCGGCATCCCGGCCGACGAGGTGCCCCGGCTGTTCCAGCGCTTCCACCGGGCACGCGGGCGCGAGGGCCGGTCGCACGAGGGCGCCGGGATCGGGCTGGCGCTGGTGCAGGAGCTGGTGCGGCTGCACGACGGATCGGTGACGGCCGAGTCGGTGGAGGGCGCCGGCAGCACGTTCACGGTCCGGATGCCGCTGGCGGAGGTCCCGCCGCCACCCGCCGCCGAGCTCACGTTGTCCGCCACCGTGGCCTACCGGGACGAAGCACTCCAGTGGCAGGCGGACGGTGACGGCCGGCCGGTGCCGGCGCCGGCGGGCGACGCCCCGACCTTGCTGGTGGTGGAGGACAACACCGACCTGAGCCGGTTCATCGCGCGGTTGCTGCACCCGGTGGGGCGGGTGCTGCTCGCGCGGGACGGTGCCGAGGGGCTCGAGCTGGCCCGCCGGCACCGGCCGGACCTGGTGCTCTCGGACGTGATGATGCCGCGGCTGGACGGCATCGGGCTGGTGCGGGCGTTGCGGTCGGAACCGGCGACGAAGTCCGTCCCGGTGCTGTTCCTGTCCGCGCGCGCCGGGGTCGAGGCGGCGGTGTCCGGGCTGGAGGCCGGTGCGGACGACTACCTGCCGAAACCGTTCTCCGGCACGGAGCTGCTCGCCCGGGTGCGGGCCAACCTGGCGCTGTCCGATCTGCGCCGCCGCGAATCGGAGTTCCGGCGCGCCCTCGTCGAGTCGTTGCGGGAAGGGGTGTTCGTCGCCGACAGCGACGGCACCATCGTCGAGGCCAACGAAGCGTTCAGCACGATCACCGGGTACGGCGCGGACCACCTCCCGATGGCGTGGCCGTACCCGTGGCTCGGCGCGGACGCCGCGCGCGTCCCGGCCGCGGGCCTGGTGTCGCACCTCGGTGACGGGCTCGAAGTGTCGCTGGTGATCGAGCGGCCGGACGGTGGGGAAGCCTGGGCCGCGCTGACCCTCACCCGTGTCGCGGAGGCCGAGGGCGGTCCCGGATGGATCGTCGGGACGCTGCGGGACGTGACGGTCGAGAAGAAGGCGGCCGACCGGGAGTCGGTGCTCGCGGCGTTCGCGGCCGACCTGGCCGCCGCCACCGACGTGGCCGAGGTGCTGCACGCCGGGGTGGGCGCGCTGAAGGCGATCCTCGGCGCGACGCGTGTGGTGGCGGCGATCTGGCCGGACGCGGAGACCGGCGGGCTGCTCGCCGCCGTCCCCGACGCCGGCACGTTCGACGAGCTGGACCCGGAGCTGTACGAGCGGCTGGACCGGGTGCGGCAGCAGGCACCCGGACAGATCTGGCCGCCGGAACCCGGCCACGAACTGGGCGCCACCCTCGGCGGCGGCGATTCCGTCGTGTGGGCCGAACGCACCGATCAGGCGCTGGGTGGCGAGG
The sequence above is a segment of the Amycolatopsis viridis genome. Coding sequences within it:
- a CDS encoding SpoIIE family protein phosphatase; its protein translation is MAKPADTSYLDSLGEMGERIAARDWSATALGPIGDWPEELHSALRLVLSSRFPMLVWWGPELTTFYNDAYRPAMGEKHPRYLGRPAAECWAEAWAELGPLTRHVLAGEGATYSENQLLFLDRHNYLEETYWTFSYSPISNDRNEVLGILIAVQDTTVQVVRQRRLAVLNDLGEVSAAGTVTRTARSAVAALGRHGADLPFALAYLFEDGQASLAAAYGVGPGERAAPAVLERTPEPVWPLWAGETRVCSGLRRRFGPDFVQPVVVGTASPDEAVVLPLIASGRAEPVGALVLGASAYQALDADHRAFLDLVGGQVSSLITDALAYESERRRSAALAELDRAKSEFFANVSHEFRTPLTLIAGPAEDALADTAEPLPPGQRERLELVHRNAGRLRRLVNDLLDFAKIEAGRLQPDTAPHDLAALTTEIAESFAPALRRAGLRFEIDCPPLSRAVDVDPDMWEKIVLNLLSNGLKYTRQGGVVVRLREKDEHAELTVTDTGVGIPADEVPRLFQRFHRARGREGRSHEGAGIGLALVQELVRLHDGSVTAESVEGAGSTFTVRMPLAEVPPPPAAELTLSATVAYRDEALQWQADGDGRPVPAPAGDAPTLLVVEDNTDLSRFIARLLHPVGRVLLARDGAEGLELARRHRPDLVLSDVMMPRLDGIGLVRALRSEPATKSVPVLFLSARAGVEAAVSGLEAGADDYLPKPFSGTELLARVRANLALSDLRRRESEFRRALVESLREGVFVADSDGTIVEANEAFSTITGYGADHLPMAWPYPWLGADAARVPAAGLVSHLGDGLEVSLVIERPDGGEAWAALTLTRVAEAEGGPGWIVGTLRDVTVEKKAADRESVLAAFAADLAAATDVAEVLHAGVGALKAILGATRVVAAIWPDAETGGLLAAVPDAGTFDELDPELYERLDRVRQQAPGQIWPPEPGHELGATLGGGDSVVWAERTDQALGGEDRALFGMLVAQLGQALGRARSYDQARAVALTLQHAILGPTDLPGGFAVRYEPAVRPLEVGGDWYDVARLPDGRIAVVVGDCVGRGLAAASVMGQLRSACSALLLSYGDPARALDQLDGFARQIPGALCTTVFCAVVDPVAGLVTYSSAGHPSAVLSHPDGSDELLDGALSVPLAVRRRKPRPRSTVPLQPGSVLLLYTDGLVERHGLPIDEAIERARATLREAPRRQSGDITEHLLTSLLPAAGHNDDVAVLVYVHPPGPLRLDLRAEPDSLIDIRRELRRWLALADVPEDPAADVILAVDEACTNSIEHGYGGRGDGMLTLTATAGDGSVEIVITDDGTWRPPPADPGIRGRGVGLMQALMTEVEITPGENGSRVRLTRNWQE